From Nicotiana tabacum cultivar K326 unplaced genomic scaffold, ASM71507v2 Un00020, whole genome shotgun sequence, a single genomic window includes:
- the LOC142178885 gene encoding uncharacterized protein LOC142178885 has protein sequence MADKFVTAHAGTKKAKARVNDIFAVKQSPDEGLKDFLARFNKVRMSRPNVSEGMSVEAFQNGLSRNGSRAIRKILSRLMKYTLTTWGEIHNAYCAEVRADEDDLNSLIQRLTSVQAKSRKYRRNNSRRDHSGPRLSRERHHPYVRTVVPPPLLHIEGPRRPHTGTQRNERGMPPFLFAYNFYVSPSEIVYALEKLGTKVKWPQKMKSDPNTRKSNVLCEFHQERGHKTEDCISLRQAVVRMLNQGHLRELMSDRGRAKFTRGREPHQPPKPPSPARTIQMIIGGGDESMINHVKFTTMHKLKRSITHELYNDIGDSIIFDKSDTDDLTFSHFDALVITLHVLDTNVRRIMVNDGSGACIINPRVLAHMRLEDKIIPRCITLTGFNNVVERTSREIMLPVLIRGVTLETIFHIMN, from the coding sequence ATGGCCGACAAGTTTGTCACCGCCCATGCAGGGACTAAGAAGGCGAAAGCTAGGGTGAATGACATATTCGCCGTTAAACAATCGCCTGACGAGGGACTCAAGGACTTTCTCGCCCGGTTTAACAAGGTGAGAATGAGTCGACCAAATGTATCAGAAGGGATGTCGGTAGAGGCCTTCCAGAACGGGTTGAGCAGGAATGGGTCGAGAGCAATCAGAAAAATATTAAGTAGGCTCATGAAATACACTCTCACCACTTGGGGAGAAATCCACAATGCCTATTGCGCCGAGGTGAGAGCTGACGAGGACGACCTTAATAGTTTGATCCAACGGCTGACATCAGTTCAAGCAAAATCGAGGAAATATCGTCGAAACAACAGTCGAAGGGATCATTCGGGCCCCCGTCTCAGCAGAGAAAGACATCATCCCTACGTCAGAACAGTCGTCCCACCACCTCTTTTACATATAGAAGGGCCGCGCAGGCCACACACAGGGACTCAAcgaaacgaaagaggtatgcctccattCTTATTCGCTTACAATTTTTATGTTTccccttcagaaatagtgtacgcactaGAGAAGCTCGGCACGAAGGTGaaatggccacaaaagatgaagtcCGACCCAAATACTCGAAAGTCGAATGTCCTTTGTGAATTTCACCAGGAACGAGGTCACAAAACCGAGGATTGCATAAGTCTGCGACAAGCGGTAGTGAGAATGTTAAACCAAGGGCACCTGAGGGAACTGATGAGCGATCGTGGACGAGCCAAATTTACTCGCGGACGTGAACCACACCAACCTCCAAAGCCACCCTCTCCCGCTCGCACCATCCAAATGATCATCGGTGGAGGTGATGAATCAATGATCAACCATGTGAAGTTCACCACTATGCATAAACTGAAACGATCGATCACCCACGAACTATACAACGACATTGGagacagtatcatcttcgataagtcggatACCGACGATTTGACTTTCTCTCATTTCGATGCTCTTGTTATTACTTTACATGTTTTAGACACTAATGTAAGAAGAATAATGGTAAACGACGGAAGTGGCGCGTGTATTATCAACCCTCGAGTCCTCGCACATATGAGACTCGAGGACAAGATAATACCGCGTTGCATAACACTAACAGGTTTCAACAATGTAGTTGAGCGAACCTCTAGGGAGATAATGCTACCCGTTCTGATCAGGGGCGTCACCTTGGAAACAATATTCCATATCATGAACTAA
- the LOC142178884 gene encoding uncharacterized protein LOC142178884, translated as MTMIINKQQAQPVQQVQIYCEVCGEGHMSNLCPANLESAYFVGSSRITEKFGAPCGQLARAQNTRPVGALPSNTEPNPKAQVNAVTLRNGRALEEASKKKKNTTHPEGELVLKPVEGNEKDDKGPEPVIETRPPPPFPQRLQKQKDDDKYKKFLDILSQVSVNLPLVEILQEVPKYARYLRDIVANKRRHAEFETVALTEECSAIVQSKLPPKLKDPGSFTIPLSLGKQEVGRALCDLGASINLMPSSLFKQLELGVLRLTIITLQLADRSLVMPEGIIEDVLVRVGKFILPANFIVLDYEADEEVPIILGRPFLATGGAIINVRAGKLKMRVDDEEVTFNVYKALKLPKHYEDLCMIIVVELKGIEQSQHVNYSDPDGTIELEEVVFPTERVKMIEKRARDERGDLPRACKKAKLHGRKKKRKCPT; from the exons ATGACCATGATCATTAACAAGCAACAAGCCCAGCCAGTGCAACAAGTTCAAATATATTGTGAAGTATGTGGAGAGGGTCACATGAGCAATCTATGCCCAGCAAATCTAGAGTCTGCATATTTTGTGG GCTCAAGCCGCATCACTGAGAAATTTGGAGCACCATGTGGCCAACTTGCCAGAGCCCAAAATACCAGACCAGTAGGGGCTCTTCCTAGTAATACTGAGCCCAATCCTAAAGCTCAAGTCAATGCGGTTACCTTGAGAAATGGAAGGGCATTAGAAGAAGcttcaaagaaaaagaagaatacaacTCATCCTGAAGGAGAATTAGTTCTCAAGCCAGTTGAGGGGAATGAGAAAGATGATAAAGGACCCGAGCCAGTAATTGAGACTAGGCCACCACCTCCGTTTCCGCAAAGACTGCAGAAGCAAAAAGATGATGATAAGTACAAGAAATTCTTAGATATTTTGAGCCAAGTGAGTGTGAATTTGCCTTTGGTGGAAATTTTGCAGGAAGTGCCTAAGTATGCAAGGTATCTCAGAGATATTGTGGCAAACAAACGAAGACATGCAGAGTTcgaaacagttgcacttactgaagagtgcaGTGCCATAGTTCAGAGTAaacttcctcctaagttgaaggatcctGGGAGTTTCACAATTCCTTTGTCTCTTGGAAAACAAGAAGTTGGTAGAGCCCTGTGTGATTTAGGGgctagtataaatttgatgccatccTCTTTGTTCAAGCAACTCGAATTGGGGGTGCTTAGACTTACTATAATCACTTTACAGTTAGCAGATAGGTCACTAGTCATGCCAGAAGGAAttattgaggatgtgttagttcgagtgggaaagtttATTCTTCCTGCTAATTTTATTGTTCTTGATTACGAGGCAGATGAGGAAGTGCCCATTATTTTGGGGCGACCATTCTTAGCTACCGGTGGAGCAATTATTAATGTGAGGGCAGGGAAGTTAAAAATGAGAGTTGACGATGAGGAGGTCACTTTTAATGTGTACAAGGCACTTAAGCTCCCTAAGCATTATGAGGACCTGTGCATGATTATTGTGGTCGAATTGAAGGGAATAGAGCAGAGTCAGCATGTGAATTATAGTGATCCAGATGGGACAATTGAGTTAGAGGAGGTGGTGTTTCCAACTGAGCGTGTAAAGATGATTGAGAAAAGAGCGAGAGATGAAAGAGGAGACCTTCCGAGAGCGTGCAAAAAGGCTAAACTTCAtgggagaaagaagaagagaaagtgcCCAACCTGA